In the Triticum aestivum cultivar Chinese Spring chromosome 2B, IWGSC CS RefSeq v2.1, whole genome shotgun sequence genome, taaccttatgaaaactagaaccagatacttaataaaacacacccagacaagttccacaaacatcctggtgatcgctttcccacagggcgacgaggggaggatcgccgggtaggattatgctatgcgatgatacttggtgaacttaccatctaccctcttctacatgctgcaagatggaggctgcgagAAGCATAGTCTTCGGTAGGATTAGctgtccccctcttattctggcattctgcagttcagtccattgatattgcctctttacacatatactcatgcatatgtagtgtagatccttgcttgcgagtactttggatgagtactcacggttgcttcgctccctcttttccccttttttcctcttcttctcggacgtcgcaaccagatgctggagcccaggagccagacgccaccgtcgacgacgacccctactacaccaagggtgcctactactacgttcaggccgccgacgaccaggagtagtttaggaggatcccaggcaggaggcctacgcctctttcgatctgtatctcagtttgtgatcagatattgttgctcccgctgactcgtttatgttcgagcacttgtattcgagccctcaaggcccctggcttgtaatatgatgctcgtatgacttattttacttttagagttgtgttgtcatatctttccgtgagtccctgatcttgatcgtacacgtttgcgtgcatgattagtgtacgattgaatcgggggcgtcacaggtagAGTCATTACAAGATATGGAATCAACACACACGACCATGTCGGCTTATTTTGCAACAACGCCTTTAAAAATTGATAAGCTTCACTCGCTATCGTTGCAATGTCCAGCCGCAGACGGGAAGGACAAGAACTTTCATCTTGGTTGGAGCGGCTAACCGCTGAAGGCCAACACATAAGGAGACAAATGTCTTCAACAAGATAACGACGCAATCTCGTTGCTGTTGAACTCGGCAAATAAAGGCCAAAACAAGAGTTTCACCTCGACATGAAGAAGTTTCCCAATCATCACCTTGATGGTGGATCTTGCCAAAGTCACCACATCCAGTAGTGCAAGTTAAGCCGGAGTGGCGCTAGCAGACGGGTGAGATGTAATCCCACTTTAGACCATCAACACGATCATCGGGGGGATCAACCATACCACGACGCGGATTTGCCTGTTGTCATTCCACATTGGCATGAACCAACTCGCCGCATGCACAACGTTCTGGGGTCGTAAATATTCCTCTTCACATTCCTTTTAGCCTCTAAGGGGTGAGCATCGCCCTAAACATTGCCATCACCGGTCAACTGCCCCCTTCCTCCTTGTACTCCCTAGATCACTCCTCCCACCACTCGTCGTGCCTAGGGTACAACCGTGGCGAAAGATTCGCTCAATAGAACGTCAACGTGAATGTTTGTGATCTAAATGTTAGGTTGCATGGTGTTTGACCGATCATGCAACCTTTTTCTTGGTGGCAGCACGATGATGACCTCGTGGTGTCAAAGATACGCTCATCACATATTTtacatagttttattttttttcttttataaaaatactAGCATGCATATGAAGGATTTGCTAAAAGGTTCTGGGCTCAGCTAACCGCACATCTACGGGTCGGGTTCACCATTGCCGAGAGTAGAATCATGGCGAATTGTTTGCACAATAAAACCTGAATGCAAATGTTTAACATTTAAGTTTGTGATCTGCTCCCTCTGTAACTTAATATAAGGGCATGACCAATGCATAGTCCCAGGGTGATGTCCaacatgccatgtaggatcggatgtAGGTTCAGATGGTGTAGCGCTCAGCAAGAGGTGGGTGTTGGGAGAGAAAAAATATGGTCCAATGCAAAAAGATGAAAAGTAGGAGTGGAAAATAGAGATGCATGTGTACCGGAGTCTCTATTTTTTTTCCTTGATGATACCCACTAGCGGTTTGCACTGAAGAGAAAAAATCAATGTAAATGCCTCAACCTACTTTTTTCTTATGGAACAtctgtatccatatgccaccattgtacatgtcCTAAAATGTTTTCCGACACCCTCTCAGACTTTAAAACATCTTGTAAAAAGTTAACAGAGGGAGTAAATACAAATTTGCTTTCTGGGATTAAAAGAAAGTTTTTTTACATGCCATCACTCATGAGACTCCCCTCAGAGTATTTTAAACCTGGCCTGGCTAGCCATCACATGACCCTACTCTGGCTCGGGCATAGGGTCTATAGTGCCATAGTGCCACATGACATGAGGTAATCAAGTGTACTCGATGACGCACGCAACTATGAAGTTAGGGGCCTCACAGATTTAGGGTCCTGTTGCCCACACTATTCATGGGTACGTACGTCCATTGCCATCATGAACGCACTTATTATCCACATCCACATAAAACCCAAAGTCCAAGCAAGAAAAAGAACGGATCCATCGCTCTCCCTCAACACGAGAAGCATCCCAAGCTAGCTTCCACCCCAATATTACCCCAAAGAATACCACCATTAGCTTAGCTGACACTGTCACACACAACAAAAGGGAGCAGCCAGCTCCCCCAACAGGCCAGAGCCAGAGAGAGATCTCCACCGCAAGGGAAAGAATCACGAAAAGGGGCAGGGAAAGGAGGAGGGAGCGCCCAAGCACAAACCTTTCTCCCGAGGGCACCAAACCCTACCAATCTGCCGTATATTACCCCAGAATTCCTCCCCCATTGTTCCCCGGAGCCGAGCACGCCGCCGGAGCGGAGCAATGCCGAGGAAACTCGTCAATGCCGTCCTCTTCACGGTCCTGGGCGTCATAGTCGCGCTCTTCGTCTGCTACTCCGTCCGCTGctaccggcgccgccgccgccgcggccgcgcgGTGCTGCCCTCGCACGGGGCCAGGGCCGACCGCCTCCAGGCGGGCGGGTCCAGCGCCTACGGCACCGGCGTCGGGGAGGAGCTGCTCACGTTCCCCGGCGGCGAGGGGCTCACCGTGGCCGCCATCCTGGAGGCGCCCGGCGAGGTGGTCGCCAAGTCGGCGCACAGCACGCTGTACCGCGCCGGGCTCAGCTCCGGCGAGGCCGTGGCCCTGCTCCGGTTCCTCCGGCCCGTCTGCTCCGCGGGCGCCGAGGAGGCCGCGGCCGCCGCGCGGCTGCTCGGCGCCGTGCAGCACCCGAATCTCGTGCCGATCCGCGCGCTCTACGTCGGCCCGCGTGGGGAGAAGCTGCTCGTGCACCCCTTCTACGCCGCCGGCTCGCTCCGCCGCTTCTTGCAAGGTTTGCCCTTTACTTACGTTGCTCCATAGCGTGCAATTACTTCCACTGCTTTGCGTTCGAGCCAAGTTTACCTTGAGTAAGACTAATCATGCCAAATAATCCGTCACAATCAGCTGAAACTGTAATAAATTTGCTGATTTATGTGCCAGCATCATAATTAGCTCTGCTTCGTCTCTGGTTTCCCGGGAAATTAACTGAAAATCCTCTCTGTTTGATTTGGTCGATTATTCTGCTCATCTGATTCAGATTTAGCACGAATGCGTACTTCCAATAATGCTGCAACGATTGAGCAACAGCCTTGCAGAGTGATTTTTGTTACCTTTAGCCATGTGTCTTCACTGCTACACTTTGTACTTTTGTCGTGAAGTTTACCAGACCACGGGACAGCTCAATAGTTGATAAAGGTGTTTGTGAACTTTTACTGGTTGGAGTTGTTGGCTGGGACACTTTGCTTAGCATATGATCTTCATGTTTCTGAAGGACATATGAATATTGGGTCACCTGTAGCAGCCTCATTTGTTTTTCAGTGTTGATCTGTGTTGCTCAGTTATATCAAATCAATGTTTCTGGGCCCTCgcaaaaaaagacagtgtttctGGGGAAACATTCATTTCCAAGCATATTTTACGAGTTATTTCATTATTAAAGAGAAATGATTTCTTCCCTAAAAAGGAAAAACCCTTTCTTCCCTAATTTTTTTTTCTTATATGAAGTGTTTGCAACTACTtttatgacatttatgaggttgatttttctgagctgtttgtgctccctgcatctttcagctctcattttcagtgtagtagttgaattATATGCTCTTATTGAACATGTTTTATctgttgatccatcaattgatcacattgagaaagacttctAAAGATGATGAttatcttttacagaaaacaatttctgtggtttttgactttttgttgtcAATAACTTTTGAGGTATCTGTTTTTTATCCTTGTGAGGGTTTGGAAAGGACATGTCCAAATGGTCCTCTATGCTACTAGTACATTTCTTGTACGATTGCAAGCTGGTTCCCTACCACAAGGTTCTGGtttgaacagtttcaaattttatGACTCTATTGCATTTATATTGTACTGCACGATTGAGTTGAAAATGTGTCGGCCTTTACGTTGGGCTGCCAGTCCGGTCTTACCATGAGATTTTCCCACTACTGGTGTCAgcacgtcagtaactttgctagttaCCGTCAGATCTCAAATCATGATATACTAGCATCCCATGCATTCTCTGCACTATCTGACATTTCCCGTTTAATTTTTACCTGCAGAGGGAATCAATGATTCACAACGATGGGAGATAATCTGCAAGCTATCCATCGGCATCGTCAAGGGGCTGGACCACCTTCACACAAGATCGCAGAAGCCGATCATCCATGGCAACCTCAAGACAAGCAACATCATGCTCGACGCCGATTTCCAGCCCAGGGTATCAGACTTCGGGCTCTACCTCCTGCTGAACCCCGCGGCCGCACAGGACATGCTCGAGACCGCCGCGGTGCAAGGCTACAAGGCCCCTGAGCTGATCAAGATGAGGGAGGTGACGAGGGAGAGCGACGTCTACAGCCTGGGGGTGATCCTGCTGGAAATGCTCGCTCAGAAGGAGGTGGATGGCTCGCCGAATGCCCGCGACATCCACTTGCCAGCCTCTTTCAAAGATCTGGTCCTCGAGAGGAAGATCGCGGACGCGTTCGGTTCCGGGCTGATCCAGCAGAGCAAGAACTCCGGGAATGAGGCGAAGCTCAACGCGTTCTTCGAGCTCGCGACGGCTTGCTGCAACCCTTCGCCGTCCTTGAGACCGGATTCGAAACGGATCCTGAAGAGGCTGGAGGAGATATCAAGGTGACCGAAGCACGCCGAATGTCGGATTACTCGCGTACTAATTAGAAGGTGTTAAACTATATACCAGCAGGGTAGTATTAGTATTTATAAGTGTATTACCCGTTTGTTATTTCATAGAGGGTTTGTACTACCAGGGACTGGAGAGAGTGATAGGGGGTTACCGGTCTGTATAGCTTCCGTGCACTTTAAAGCTTAAGCTTTCGACAAATGAGGCGTAAGGTTCTTCTGACTGTATTCTGTAGACCTCACCTGAATTATACTATGTAACCGCTTAGTAGAAGGTACCGCTATGTATGGATCCTTCATCTTTTGAGCTTACGGAGGTGGTTGTTTGCACTGGTCACTCACAAGGTCACTTTCCTGGTTGTTGTTTGATATGTGACTCCTTCCTTGTTCCAAATGGGCACTGATCAAAGGGGGGTGTCGCCCCTTTTGGCAGCACTAAGCGGCGACATCTCTTTACTGTTGTTGGATTGCCGGCCTCAAACGTTGGCCTTTTTGGCGGACCCAAACATGCATGCCAACCTCTGCTCTAGTGTCTGTAGGACTGGACGGCTACCTGCAATGTTTTCAGTGCTAAAACGTCTGGTTTTTTTTACCATTTACACCGGCACTGCGGTCACAAGAACAGTATGACTCACTAGGCCTGAAAACGCAATTTGGTAATTTAGAGAGGAGAGTGCGCAATAACAGTAAAACCTAGAGTTTGGTAAGTTTTGATTTGTTTTAACACCGGCTACAGAAATCCTTGGCTAAGAGCCAAACCTGGGTTCAGTGTTCAGTATGTGAAAGAGACATGCCACAGAAGAGATCAGGCCAGCCATGTGGCCCTGGTCATCTTAGCATCACCATCTGATGGGAAAATGCCACCTTGCGATGGCAGTGTCAGAGGCTGATTCCGCGTGATCCGTATAGCTGATAAACAATTCCGCGATCTTGACTCCGCCACACCGTTCACAGAACAATAGCAACTGGATTTACCGGGGGCACATGAGGAAATCTACACTACTCGagaggcctccatgtgctcatgttCCTGGCACGTGCTTTATCACCGTGCATGTTGCAAAGtccctaaagtcactctgcactgCAGTACAGCCAGCCAACCAACCCTGACAATGCACGACAGTTGAGCATACATACAGCGTAAACGACCAACAGTAGGCGCCCGATGTTCACACGTCGGTGTTTAAAATAGCATTCAGTAGCAAGGCCCGGACAGAAGAACAATATAGCTCACACATGTATAAACAACAAAATAGTTCAACTCGAAGCCATCCATCCTATGTAGTTTACATACAACAAGAAGCAAGAACAAAGCAGACTACCAGCAGGGGCTGCGTATTGGTTCACTTCACTGGCGCGAGGACTCTGGGGAGAGATCACTCACAGGTACTCCCGGAGGCTCTCGCCGCTGAGGGTCTCCATCTCCTTGAGTATCTCCTGGGACAGCGTTTTGACAGGAAGCTCGACGTCCTCGAGCAGTTCGCCCAGGAACGGGATGGTCTCCGGGACCAGAGCCACGTACTCCTCCTTCAGGTGTTGGACCATGTACCTCACCACCTTCAGGCCCAGCATCTTAGGGCGGACATTGTCACTCCTTGTCTGCATCAGCACCTGCAGTTTAATAATGACAAAATTAAGCCAGTTTGCACGAGCAAGCCTTTGGTCTGGTCTCTGATTCAAATATTACTAGTACGAGATTCGAGTATATTATAAGAAATCACCAAATAATTATCAATTAATTCAGTTAGTGCTGCTATAATTCAAGAAGAAATCATGTATTGCTAGGTTCCTACCTCATGGTTAAGAGGCTTCCACAGAACATCTGATCGCGCAGTCACTGCCATTTGGCCCAAGCACGAAACAAGAATTTCATCCACTTCCTCAACTGATGGAGCGTCTGGAACTGAATCAAGAGATTCAGGCGGTTCCGCAACAAACTGAGAAACAATGGGCTTCATAAGAGTCTGCAGATAGCCAAGATGTAAACAAAAATGTTACAATCAAAATGAAAAGATTATCAGGAGCAGAGAAGGTAAACGGGCGAAGAATATAGGAAACATTTCCTGGTTATATGCTACAAGCAACTTAAAGGATGCCCTTTCTACCACCTGATTATGACATTCAAACAAGACAGAAGGACATTTGCCTAGCACATTATAATTTTTGTTGGCTGGCAAAAGCATGGAAGATATGAAATTGATCTTATGCGAACATGTAGACAGTAGACCCATATATAAATAATACAAAGAAACTAACCTGGAAATTGGAGGAATCTAGGATCTTCTGATCATTGTCGTAAAGAAAGCACTTGTGCAATGATTTCAGTATCAGTGCTCTCAAGTTCCACAGCTTCTGTCCTGACAAACTATCCTTATATTTGACTATATCGTCTCCAAGTTTAGCCTTCTTCTTTCGCTTGGAACTGATCAAGACACCATCTTCTGATAGATATTGTACTGATCCCTCAAGTAGGTACTTGAAGTAAGGTGTAAACAAGGACCTTCATAGACAAATGATATAAACAAGATAAGAAGCAAATTCATATGCGCAAATTGAACAAACTAACATCAGGCAAATCATTGACAAGGCTTTCGATATTTCCAGCAAATGACGCAAGGTTTGAAACCCATTTATGTTGTTCGGTGATTTGCCAATACACAATGTGATAGGAATACCTGTGTTGTTCAGCGAGCTTGTTGACCAACTTGTAGAAAACAATTGCTCGGTCCATACTTCTCTTTGATGTTGACTGATCAACTTCAGACTCTGCCCATTCAAGAGTACGAAGGAAAAGAGGCCTAAAAGTGGACTCGGTAAGCTTCATCGTGAGAGTGATAATGGTGTGGGTAATACTTTGCTCAACTAAATTTATATTCTTCAAGGAGTCCAGATTCTGACGACGGAGATCAAGAGCTTCCAAACAGTGTTCATATATTTTTGTATGGTAAGTTCCTACAGCCAGCCGATCCATTGTACCAACTACATTTGCAAGCATTTGGAACGACAATGACAGGCTTGCATCTCCACATTTGGTAGCACTGGAATACAAATTCAGTAAAGGTGGAAGAATAAGCCGAACCTACAATACAAATATTTCCATTAGACTCGGAATATAAAGCACATTAATTGTCCATCATATCACTGAGAAAACAATACATGATATGTTTAGAAGGAACATACTGGAACTGTCTCGGTCAGTAGGCCCCGAACATCTGCTGCTTTTACATCCAACTTTCCATCAATTTGAGTAGCACATTCAGGATGCAATATCACGAGATCCAGTATTTCTTCCAAATATGGACTAACAAATTCCCCAAGCTTTTGCACAATCACCTGAATAGTTGCAAGTACGGATAGCAACATACTGATAGATTGGTTTGAAAGGCTGGCATCAGTTCTCGGAGAACCATGAACATATTTTCCACTAGGGCAGCATGACACTAGATGTGCTCTTTGCAGCATATTTTTCATGATAAGTGGAAGCTGAGGTAATGCTTTTGATCCTAGCACGTTAATCAGAGACCCTGCGGTATTTATTAACCCGGAAGAAGTGACAGAATCACCAGAGCTGATGTGACTAATGATTGTCGCAA is a window encoding:
- the LOC123046412 gene encoding probable leucine-rich repeat receptor-like protein kinase IMK3 translates to MPRKLVNAVLFTVLGVIVALFVCYSVRCYRRRRRRGRAVLPSHGARADRLQAGGSSAYGTGVGEELLTFPGGEGLTVAAILEAPGEVVAKSAHSTLYRAGLSSGEAVALLRFLRPVCSAGAEEAAAAARLLGAVQHPNLVPIRALYVGPRGEKLLVHPFYAAGSLRRFLQEGINDSQRWEIICKLSIGIVKGLDHLHTRSQKPIIHGNLKTSNIMLDADFQPRVSDFGLYLLLNPAAAQDMLETAAVQGYKAPELIKMREVTRESDVYSLGVILLEMLAQKEVDGSPNARDIHLPASFKDLVLERKIADAFGSGLIQQSKNSGNEAKLNAFFELATACCNPSPSLRPDSKRILKRLEEISR